CGTTTCATCTAAATGTGACAAAGGCCTTGAATTACAACAAGCCTCAATTTGAGCCAGCTGAGTCGCTATCTCTTCGTATGTCAACTTTGTGGTGCCATTAACACGATTTAGATGTCTTTTCACTGAGCGTACTCCAGCTTCCCAAAGTCCACCAAAGTTGGGAGCCTTTGGGGGAATAAAATGCCAGGTTGTGCCATCATTGGCTAATAATTCCGCTATTTCCTTAGCTACACTTGAGTTGCTCTTTGCGAACATGTCTCTTAGCTCTTTGTCGGCTTTTACAAAATTAGTCCCATTGTCGCTCCAAAGATGTAAGCAGCGGCCTCTTCTGGCAACAAATCTACGGAAAGCTGCAATGAAGGCTTGCGCTGTGAGATCCGTTACAGCCTCCAAGTGTATTGCTCGGGTGGACATGCAGATGAAAAGACAAATATAGCCCTTCGTCGACGTGTGACCCCGACCCTTTGACGTCCTCAGCTGCACGGGTCCTGCGTAGTCTACTCCACTGTTAAGGAACGCACGGTGAGGCGTGACCCTCGGAGCGGGCAACTGACCCATCAGTTGCTGTTGGGTTTTAGCCTTTTCCACAATACATGTCCTGCAACCGTGCGTAATCTGTCTGACAGCTGCCTTTAGACTAATAATCCAATATTTGCTTCGAATGTATGTCATCATAGCCAGTATATCTCCGTGGAAAGTTCTGACGTGTGCCTCTTTTATCAACAGTTTGGTGATATGTTGCTTACTGGGAATGATGATAGGATGTTTTGCTTCTTCTGTTATAGAAGAGTTGTTGAGGCGGCCACCGACCCTCAATATACCGTGTTCATCTAAGTATGGGGTCAGCGTGATTAAAGAACTCTTTGCCTTAATTTTACCATTCCTTTTCAGATCCTTAATTTCATCTTCATATATCAAATATTGGTAGTATTTTATACATCTTCTTTCTATTTCTTCCAGTTCAGCCGCTGACAAATAATCTTCTCGACTTGTTTTGTTTTTCCAGTTTATAAATCTTCTGCAGTGAGCTAGTACTCTCTTTAACTTTGTCAAGGATGAAAACCTTTCCCAGATAGGAGTGTCACCTAGGTTAATGTGGAACGTCTTCTTCATTTCTAAACTTGTTGGTAGAATGTCAACTCTAGTGAACTCGGTGTTTTTGTCTTTCAGCCACTCTGGTCCAGTCCACCATAGTTCATTATCTATTATCTCTCTTGCTCTGATTCCCCTAGAGGCAAGATCAGCAGGGTTGTCTCTTGACTGAACGTGTCGCCATCTGTTATTGTCGATTATTTGTATGATTTCTGAGACTCTGTTGCCCACAAAAACTTGCCATCGACCTGGCTGTGACTGTAACCAGGCTAGAACTACCATGGAGTCTGTCCAAGCAAATATCTTCGCCATCGGAATCTTTAGTAAGTTAGAGAGCTCATGCAATAATTTCGCAAGTAGGACTGCGCCGCACAGTTCTAATTTAGGGGTACTCAATTGCTTCAGTGGCGCCACTTTAGTTTTGGCTGCTATCATTGTGACATGGACTTCGTCATTCTGATCTACTACTCTCACATAAGCTACTGCGGCGTAGGCCACAGATGAAGCATCAGCAAACCCATGCAGTTGAATATCCTTGCAGTCTGCTGTGATTCTCATCCACCGTGGGATTCCCATCATTTGCAGTTCGTTCAGCTCATCTCGGTAAGTAACCCATTCATTGACCAATTCAGCGGGCAGTTCTTCATCCCACCCATGGTTGCAAAGCCATAATTTCTGTATCATGACCTTCGCTGTTATGACGACTGGAGCCAGCCATCCTAAGGGATCGAAGAGACTGGCCACATCTGATAAAACTATCCTTTTTGTTACAGGATTCCTGAGTTCCGGTAAGTTCACCGTTATTTTAAAGGTGTCGTCGTTCCTGTCCCAGGTAAGTCCAAGTATCTTGATTACTTTATCTAGCTTTATTTCCAGAGTGTTCACTGTTTCTTTACTGTCACTGACCTCTTGTAAGAACTTTAACAACTCCTCAGAGTTGCTTGACCATTTCTGCATGTGAAAACCACCTGCCTTTAATAACATATTAACTTCGTTACATATTACTTTCATTTCAGATAAGTCTTCATGGCCAGTCATCAAGTCATCCATGTAGAAGGAGTCCTTAACCACTGCTGCACCTCGTGGATACCTTTCAGATTCATCGTCAGCGAGTTGAAGTAGGGTTCGTACTGCTAACCAAGGTGCTGCAGCGGTTCCAAAAGTGACGGTTAACAGCTGATAACTTTCCAAGTTGCCAGTAGCTTCATCTCTCCACACTATCCGCTGTAAATCGGTATGGTTGTTTGTCATTTTTACTTGGCGATACATCTTGACTATATCGCCTACCACACAGATTTTGTGACATCTCCAGCGAATGATGAGGCTGCGTAGGTCAGGCTGCAAGGTAGGCCCTACGAGCATGCTGTCATTTAAGGATCGACCGTTGGAGCCCTTTGAAGACGCATCGTATACTATCCGCACCTTTGTAGTGTCCTTGTCCTCGCGAATTACAGGGTGGTGGGGTAGGTAAATAGCTTCCTTTTCATCGTCCTTCTCTGCCCTCTTCATATGTCCTAAATTCAAATATTCATTGATGACCTTTGTATATTCTTCTTTCAATTTGTCATTTCTCTGGAACTTCCTTTCTAGTTGTTGGAACCTAGTGATTGCTTGCTGCTTTGTTTCACCGCAAAGCTTTATTGTTTCTTCTTTAGTTTGTTTCAGAGGCAGATGTACTTCATATCTTCCTGTTTCATCTCTTACCGTTGTATTTTTGTAGACTTCTTCACAACTTTCTTCCTCCTTGGACCAAGCTTTCTTGGTTGTGTAAAGTTCTGTTTCCAATTCCCAGAATTTTCTTAGTAGATTGTTATCTTCCTCGACCTGTCTTGTGATGTGAAAGCTCCTGACATTATGAGACCTATTTGAATTTACCTCAATATCACCTGACAAGATCCACCCGAGACGGGTGTGCTGCGCGATTACGTCACCTGGCCCCCTAATCAAACCACTATCTATTATCTTTGCATAGATTTTCGTACTAAGTAAAATATCTATCCTACCTGGTACGTTGAAGGTGGGGTCAGCCAGTTGTATATCCTTAAGCTGTGGCCAATTATAGCCTCTAATTTCCCTTTCAGGCAACCAACGCGTTATAGACCTCAATACATATGCATTGTTTACATTAAATGAGAAATTTGTATCATATCTAGACGTAATCTGTAAATCTACTAAGTGCTTAAGAGATGTGCGATTACCTTCACCAACACCAAACATGACGCCGCTGATCTCGTTTTTCTTTAAACCTAATAAATCGACGACTCTTGATGTTACTAGTGACACCTCTGAACCTGGATCTATGAGAGCACGGAAGACGTGTGACTGACCTGAACTCGATGTGACGTCTACCAGTGCTGTGGCTAACCATATATTCTCACCAGGATGTTCTCCGCTTGCCACATGCGCTGTGACCTTGGTGACAAacttttcttcgtttgtgtgtGCAGGCGGATCCTCTTTCGTTGCAGTTGTAACCTGTTTATCTTCACTTATTTGCTCCTTCTCTCTATGTAATAAGGAGTGGTGTTTCCTCTTGCAGATTTGACATGTCGTGCGTTGTTTGCATTTAAACACGGTGTGATTCGGTATAAGACAATTATAGCACAAGTTGTTGCCTTGAACGTGGCTATATCTCTCTTCAATGGGTAGCTTACTAAACTGCTTACAATTATGTATGTAGTGCTTTTCTTTGCAGAAGGTGCATTGCAGATCATCGTTGCTTGCCGTTGTATGAAATGACTTCGGTTTAATACTCGGTGGTTGTTTGTAACTTCTACTTGCAGGTTCTACCATCTCTAGTGTGCGAAACCGCGTTTCCAAGAATTGCTTCAATCTTTCAAATCCAGGCAGATCATCAGAACTATCTTCACTAATTGTCTCTTCCCACTGTTTATGACTGTTGACATCTAACTTAGATATGACGACAAACGTGACGATTGCACCCCACTGATCGGTAGGCAAACCCAAATTCTTCAGCGCGTTCATACATTCAACAGTAGTATCTAACAGCTGCTTAATCGCAGAAGCCGATTCTTGAGACAACGCTCGTTGTCCAAAAAACTTCTTAAAAACGGTATTCGCGATATATCTCTTGTTATTATATCTCTTTTTCAGAATAGCCCACGCCTCAGTATAATTCTCTCCGGTGATTGAGAACTGCCGTAATAATACTTCAGCATCGCCCGTCAGACTACTTTTCAGGTAGTGTAATTTCTGTACGTTTTCCAATGACGAGTTGTTATGAATTAATGCCACAAAAAGATCGTGAAATGATTGCCACTCTGTATAATTCCCATTAAAAGTCGGTATGGAAATTCTAGGCAAACGGACTTCACTATTGGATGTACTTGTGTTACTCACAGTGATTTGGTTGGACGTGTTTACAGGTGCGATTTCAGAACTAAGCTTCAATAACGCCGTCTTTAACTCTCCTTTATATGTATAAACTAACTCCTCAAACTGGTCGAACATATCATCGGCGAAGTACGGAAGTAATTGTCTATCTTCTATTGAAATCGATAAGAGTATCTCCTCGTGAACTGTCTTAAACTCCTTCCAATATGTATCTAAAGTATCCATTCTTCCTTGTACATATCCAATAGTTATCCTTTCCTTAGGCGACTTTTTGTAGTTGCTATAAGCCTTTTTTATCTTTTCATAAGTATCTTTCTGAAGTAATATACGTTTTTCTATTTGCTCCATTGTGTAATTTCACTGCCACAATATCACCAAATTAAATACCGAATCACTAAGTTCTAGAATGTTCCAACGCGGCACTCACTTTTTACCGTGTAGGGTAAGCGCATAAGTACGTAGGTAAGTTCGCGCTTCATATAAGTACGTAATGTCCACTGCTATCTTATTTTGCCgctgtatatgtataaatgcACTATTCCACTGTCCCTTGAAACCTGCCAAATCACTCAGTTCAATTTAGTTCGAACAATAACGGTTGTAGAAACATTTTGTTGTAAATCCCGAAGTTACCAATCTATATCGTTCTTTTCACTTTAATTCACTTTAACACTTTATAATCCGCTATATTGTCCACTTTTTTGCACTGATTTGTCCATATTTAACtccaaattacattaaattcacTCCGCGAAATAGGTCACCGTAAATGATATCCGTGGTCGATGGACCATATGTTCTAGACGTTAAGGTTCATTTTGGAGTGAAGGTGTTAGAAGAAATTAAAACAGGTCCATACGCTTATGACTATTTATTGCAACTAAAAATGCAGCGGtggcagtgccggattaagacattttggtg
The nucleotide sequence above comes from Cydia pomonella isolate Wapato2018A chromosome 2, ilCydPomo1, whole genome shotgun sequence. Encoded proteins:
- the LOC133515518 gene encoding uncharacterized protein LOC133515518 encodes the protein MEQIEKRILLQKDTYEKIKKAYSNYKKSPKERITIGYVQGRMDTLDTYWKEFKTVHEEILLSISIEDRQLLPYFADDMFDQFEELVYTYKGELKTALLKLSSEIAPVNTSNQITVSNTSTSNSEVRLPRISIPTFNGNYTEWQSFHDLFVALIHNNSSLENVQKLHYLKSSLTGDAEVLLRQFSITGENYTEAWAILKKRYNNKRYIANTVFKKFFGQRALSQESASAIKQLLDTTVECMNALKNLGLPTDQWGAIVTFVVISKLDVNSHKQWEETISEDSSDDLPGFERLKQFLETRFRTLEMVEPASRSYKQPPSIKPKSFHTTASNDDLQCTFCKEKHYIHNCKQFSKLPIEERYSHVQGNNLCYNCLIPNHTVFKCKQRTTCQICKRKHHSLLHREKEQISEDKQVTTATKEDPPAHTNEEKFVTKVTAHVASGEHPGENIWLATALVDVTSSSGQSHVFRALIDPGSEVSLVTSRVVDLLGLKKNEISGVMFGVGEGNRTSLKHLVDLQITSRYDTNFSFNVNNAYVLRSITRWLPEREIRGYNWPQLKDIQLADPTFNVPGRIDILLSTKIYAKIIDSGLIRGPGDVIAQHTRLGWILSGDIEVNSNRSHNVRSFHITRQVEEDNNLLRKFWELETELYTTKKAWSKEEESCEEVYKNTTVRDETGRYEVHLPLKQTKEETIKLCGETKQQAITRFQQLERKFQRNDKLKEEYTKVINEYLNLGHMKRAEKDDEKEAIYLPHHPVIREDKDTTKVRIVYDASSKGSNGRSLNDSMLVGPTLQPDLRSLIIRWRCHKICVVGDIVKMYRQVKMTNNHTDLQRIVWRDEATGNLESYQLLTVTFGTAAAPWLAVRTLLQLADDESERYPRGAAVVKDSFYMDDLMTGHEDLSEMKVICNEVNMLLKAGGFHMQKWSSNSEELLKFLQEVSDSKETVNTLEIKLDKVIKILGLTWDRNDDTFKITVNLPELRNPVTKRIVLSDVASLFDPLGWLAPVVITAKVMIQKLWLCNHGWDEELPAELVNEWVTYRDELNELQMMGIPRWMRITADCKDIQLHGFADASSVAYAAVAYVRVVDQNDEVHVTMIAAKTKVAPLKQLSTPKLELCGAVLLAKLLHELSNLLKIPMAKIFAWTDSMVVLAWLQSQPGRWQVFVGNRVSEIIQIIDNNRWRHVQSRDNPADLASRGIRAREIIDNELWWTGPEWLKDKNTEFTRVDILPTSLEMKKTFHINLGDTPIWERFSSLTKLKRVLAHCRRFINWKNKTSREDYLSAAELEEIERRCIKYYQYLIYEDEIKDLKRNGKIKAKSSLITLTPYLDEHGILRVGGRLNNSSITEEAKHPIIIPSKQHITKLLIKEAHVRTFHGDILAMMTYIRSKYWIISLKAAVRQITHGCRTCIVEKAKTQQQLMGQLPAPRVTPHRAFLNSGVDYAGPVQLRTSKGRGHTSTKGYICLFICMSTRAIHLEAVTDLTAQAFIAAFRRFVARRGRCLHLWSDNGTNFVKADKELRDMFAKSNSSVAKEIAELLANDGTTWHFIPPKAPNFGGLWEAGVRSVKRHLNRVNGTTKLTYEEIATQLAQIEACCNSRPLSHLDETLDTLNPLTPAHFLIGEPITSVPDTNYENRNVNMLTRWQLIQKQTQDFWRRWKAEYLNTLQQRYKWQDTVNPPTVGDIVVIKEDDMPPAKWLLGKIMALHPGPDQLVRVVTVQCKGNNLLKRPLSKLVLLPKHPDN